In Planococcus citri chromosome 4, ihPlaCitr1.1, whole genome shotgun sequence, the genomic window gtgattaaaaattttcatttcaaacaggTTCAAAATGACGTAATCTCAAAGTGCGAAAACGATATCACAATTAAGTACGTCGAAACTTTGGAAATTgctctaaatctaaaatttagcattcaagtttgtatTTTAGTACTTATGTACCTTGTACTTAAAGTGAATGTTacttttttatatttccaaaactttttctaaacaatgaaaaaataatttaggtaggtagtacttcgatttttttctcaaaacaccgtgacaaggggggggggggttgaaaattagGGGTTTGCGATTTcaattccacccccccccccatggaaggaaatacaaaaaatgccTGAATTtcgataattatgaaaattgattatCGACTTTGACTTTTacttatttcaagttttcagattttggggAGTCTGCGAGACCAACATTGCTCGAGGGACTGACGGAAGTTCTTTTTCGAAAAGGAAACTTATTAATAGAATTTTGACGaagaaatttaaactttttcaaaaaataggtattataaCCAAATCTTATCTACACCtcattttgcgatttttgatggGCGAGGGAGAGGTTCTAAGGGCCAGAATTATTTAGAAGACGGGGGCGTCGTTTTTAAATCAAAAGGGGAATTATTTAGAAGAGCTGAGTAGACCAAAACGCGTCTCGCAagagtattttttattaattctttATAAAAACCTTTTCAATAAAGTTTCGTCCAGTAAAAGAAGTGAAACACTAAATTCGcatttacctacctttttttttcaattttggggggaGCGGAAGGGGCTCCCTGTgttgttataaaaaaaaaaaaaatggaacgggcatgaaaatgcaaaatttcaaaataaataccatATTAGAAttcatgttatttttttcattagattTTATCTAGGCGAGGGGGTAGGGTAGGGGGAAGGAGAAAATCAACATTTGTAGTATGTACTATAAAAAGATAAATTTACATTGTAAAACATTTTCTTTCTCTATAAGATTTACAAACGAATAAACTTGATAAGAAATGTGCTATCAGGTTTCAGGTTCAGGTAGAGTATTCAATGGCAATTAGCTCCCTATTggctaaaatgaaaatataaaaatacgtaCGTCAGTCAGGTTAAAATATCATAATATGTAAAAGACTGAATTTCAAGGAGTCGatttaaaatatacctaatcaAAACTAAACTGCGTTTTAAAACAGTACTACGTACAAGATTTTGGTgtgtttttcgcgatttttacaCTCGGAAAAATGGAGCACGATATTTGTAACGTTatgttgaatgtttttcaaaatgttagcttgaaaatgacagtttttgagtattttcacatttttcaattttgttcggTAAATTCTACACAAGACTGTTTAGAGATGTACATAATGAACGaccatgttttgaaaaattctctggGAAGTACCATTTCAGATGAAAAATGGATATTGAACACTTTGAACCGCACTGAATGGGAAATAGCtgagcaaaattttgataattcgttgtctgtaagtatttttttcccctcaaaatacgagaataaataaaattagataAGAATGAAAACATTGTAGAGTCTCATtcgcaaatttcgaaaagtactgtgataggtacctattacttaaTTACGTTTAAAAGTGCACAAATTAAGTCCAACTATGAGACTCGAGTGACTCGACCCTACCCACATTCTGACTTCCTATCTCTGTTATCGCCATGGAATTTATAAACACGTAGGTACCAAAAGGATGAAATTCGATCATGTATAACTAGAAATATCCAGCTAAGGTCTGGTACAATAGGAATATCACAAATACGGAGCAGCGATTtcgaaattattaaattcaacCATCCGGTAAACTGTGTATTTATATCGAGTGAAAACTCTAAGAAAGCATAAtgcaagtaggtatgtattatggGGAATGTTTTCGAAGTATTAGAATAATACATTTCGGCGTATAGCGACGTAAAATGAATATTGAAATCGATTAACGAAATACCCAGAACTAGCACCAATTCCTGGGTTTATTAAATAGACGCAAGCGGGTATAAATATTAAACTGAAATCCTACGCGTAACCGTTCCGCCGTAATTATCGTAATTAGTCGTATtgttcgagtaatttttcttcattttctgtGAAAAGCCTCCAAAATTTAGACGATGAAATGATGACTATTTTCCAGGATTAAGATACACGCGCCATCGCCAGCTGGATTATATTAGTAAATGGGCCTTTAATGATCGAAAGTTTCTATCTGTGAAAAGTCGTAGTACGAGCAATTTATTCTTtcgattgaattattttcatctttcGTGTTCTATATGCGGTTTGAAACATTTCGTTAGTGTACAGCTGTTTCGGACATTAATGAGATAGTATCAAGATGACAGCTGATGCGACggtattcttcatttttttttttcttcaatttgctcAGCGGCCATAATCGAAGTAGCAGGGTATTTCCATTATAAACTTAATTTCAGTTTAGGAATATTTAAATAATGGATCATATAATGGTATTTCTTCGGCTCCGATGCTTGGATTCGGTCCCAAATAGGTTATTGAACTTCCATgttgtaaaataaattatcttcgcgtagttttgaaaaactgcGATTTGGTTGCTTTACGAGTAAAAACGCTTTcgttatatttttcattaaaatggatTCGTTCGTATCGCATTAACGTAGCTGAAAacttttatagaaattttttttcgtgaattgaaattttcttgtgattaaaatttttagaaacttgaaagtttCGATTTCGGTTTCAGTAAGTAAtaagagttttttgaaaaaaaaatggtagaaaacACTCAAGGTCctcgaaattgttgaaaagaatcattgaaaatattattaccCATAAGTAAATCTTCGGCAAAAAGCGTTGTAGTTCCACATGATTCCACATCAGCTATTCTCACAACGTTTCGATAATATCATTAGCATATTTCagtaaattgatattttaaggACGCGCTCCGTAAGTTTAAAGACACACAAAAATATCgtcttacctgaaacaaaaaataggtgaaacaatttttattatgtataTTTACAAATGTATGTTTCATATGTACCATACCtagtaaaaataatgtaattctAGACTTAGTCTCTTTCCAGTTTTACAaactaacaaaatttttacattacaCCTTCGATATAGTTTGGGATACAGGTAATGATTTAATCAGTAATTAGGCACTTGATAAAGGAGCACTCTGAGAAGCCCTAACATCCTCAGGAATTGTTCACACCAGCCGCAGTCAGCGATGTTATgttaacatgaaaaaattccaataagcGTTACAgcagtttagaatttttttacatagtCTATACGTACGAAGATACGCCCATTCGTAGCGTCCGATTTGATATAAAAATGCCAAGTACCTAAGGCTAAATGCGATCTTCTTGGGTTCAATATCACGTTTAatatcaaaacttgaaaaaaaaaagtagcagcTTCTATATAAAAATCTCGCTCGAAATGAATTCTAAGCCCTGAAGCGTCGTTATTGCAGATTATTCGTAATGGAAACAGAAAATGTTTTGTTTGATATCcagttacctactcgtattttggaaaCGAAAAGCTATTCGTGCATTGAGAAATTCGAGAATAGATAAATGTATTCGCATTTGTGAAATATCTAATAACACTCGGAGCTCATCATCATCGGTATGAAACATATTATCTTGGAACGCATTTATCACGTTGTTCTCACTTGAATGAATTAAGTTATCTTCTgtgataggtattaggtacgcTATTGAGGGGGAATATTTTGcgcataggtacctagttcgttttttaagaatataagtacctacacgtGAACAAATAAAGATACTTGTAGGGGTTTCCTTATCTGCCATGACACATTTAATTATCAATGTGTGTGCAATTAAAACGATGATATAACAACGTAGTACGTACATCGTTTCATCGGTACCATAATAACGAGTGCTTAAAAAAATCGCCGATGGAATTAGCATGATTATATGTAGATACTGGGTACGCACAGCTATTAAACTATAACATTTTACATAATGTCGTTTACATTCTGTATATACGATCATTTGGATTACCGGCAACAGTGAGTAGATGGAATGGAGGTGATTTGAACTCTAATGTGATAAATTCATAACGGAGGCGTGCCAATTCAGAATACATGGCTAATAAATTTATATAATGAACAGCTTTAACGCCATAACAATCACGACCTGATGTACCGTTTAATCCATTACGTCATATCTGTAGCAGAAAGAGTAAGggaaataaattcaataatCTTTACATTGTTTCCATATTACACATTACACATGAAGTCTGTAGTCCAGTCAATCTAGACAAATTTTAATAGTTGACTCAAGGCCCATATTGCAAGTCTTCAAGAGGGTCCCATTTTTTCCTCTGAGATTTCAACTCCGACAGACTAAGTATAGAAATCCAAACGGTCTTAAATCATCGCATCTTTATAAACGCGGTCACGCATCGTCGATCATATTCTCAACCATCTCAACCAAAGGCGATCTTATagcattgagaaaaaaaatccaacaaatatGGACAACGGAAATAGATTATAAAAGCTTTGATCGAATTATCCGTTATATTCGCTCACATCGGTATAATTAATTTGGGCAAATGGCAAATATACATTCATTATTCGCTAGCTGTCGACTAGTGTCAGGGTTCTTGTATACGGAAATACGCTTATATGAGAGGTCAATAACAGCAAATCACTTTTTATTGTGCAATATGCACTGGATGGAAAAGTTCATACAATACTTTACCTGTTACAATGCGATTCCATTTCCATTTCGATTCGATAAGCGTCCAGTTTTCCTGTACGCTTGGCTTGGTGAAAGTACTGCAAACGCCGAAAGTTCCATACTTAATTAATTCGATCGCCGGAGTAGTGATACGTGTGTTTGGTGTTATAGATTACCCGCAGGACGTGTTAGGTTCTTCTGTATAGTGAAGTTGATGCGCGATTACTTCTATACTTTTGTAGTTTTCTGAGTTTTTTGCGACAAATGTTCAGTGTTCTTTCGTGTTGTGTGTGACACTACACATTAATTGTTATTATTTGAATCGTAGGATAACAATGTAAGTATAAattgtttttgatgttttgagaGTTGACTTACCCAGTGCTggaaaataatgctgttttgTAAGTTCTACGaagtttgagtatttttttgataatcatCTCTTATTCTGTTTGCAAGTCTTCATCGTTCGCAGTTAGTTCGTAgataatttcttttcaattttgatttctgttGAAAGAGAACTTATTGTACATaagaatgaaatattttgattgattgaattgaattggttgaaatgtacttacttaGGGTAATTATGGTATCGTTCAAGTCTCAAGTCGAGTCGAGTATAAACTATAaagtataactttttttcactttttactttTACTTCTTTTactattgataaaaatgaaatgaaataatgaaactcctgcggcgcggcggcggcggGAACCCATGTCGTCCATGATTGGCATGATTGAAATGAATCGTCACTTCGTCACGATGgcatgtacagggtgcccagaaatatcgtgaaccccaaaacaaagaaagtttttcattaagggccgattccgcatactttATTGCATAAGCAGCAGGCAGAATCCTTGACTAAGATTCACACGTTGcaagtttacttaattcaagtacattcACTTTCAAGTACTTAATCATCtctgatcaaataaatttacttgtatttattatttttcatcgtgaaactgaaatagaatggataatctgtcaattaattaaaaaatcaagttacttgcggtagtttgaattgaataaactagcAGCGTGTAAACCTTGCTTATCAGCATGCATCTTCAGATCTGGAgatctactgaacagaattagatgaaatttgaaatatatatactttgaaacaattaaaagaaaatgtcggaagcgattttcatttgattgagtatttttcgcagaatttgaaattgaaaatgaacgaaatttgaacacttttcaatcattgataattccgaaactattcaagtaattaaaaatcccatccgacatttttttctaattgcttcatagtatctatatttcaaatttcatcgattttcgtcggatagatctcgagatctcaacactcgaaaatcaggcggaccgggtatgcaatcgtgtatgcggaatcggcccttaaaagtgtataggttggcaacgtgaaatgaatgcatatgattggtggaatgttatctctccagtccaacaaccaatcatgtgctatcattattatcattcactgtgaccaaccgaaatatgtagcggaaaacttttttatgggttaacgatatttctgggcaccctgtagagtTGATAAACAATAAGATGTGACAGACAAACATGAGAGGctttcactttcattttcaaagttgggTTAGGTCAACTCAATGCTATGGTGACTTATGGTTATGCTTGAGCTTGTACCGTTGTACCTTAcctgtaaaaagtaaaaacttgaaacggataaagaaatagaaaaaaaataacgaagaaAGGGAGAAAGAAACCTCTGAACTCTGAAGGAATGAAAGAAGGAATAACCCGAATAAGGATTGATTTTGAGAATTATGAGAAATTGACCAAATTGAGGAAAACTGTAATCGTCAGTCggaaaacgaaaacgaatgaGAAACCGAATAAGGAATCAACAATAATAAATacttaataattaataaaataacgaCCAGATGATGACCAAATGacaaattaatattattttaaaaaaaataaaaatacaaaaataaaagttgTAATAAATTATtagttctaaatttttattttattttatttttttggttcagttcaaaattcaaatcattaaGTGCAGTGCCTCTATTTTGGTGGGTCCCACTCCCATGCCCATCATCCTATACACTTCGCATTTTGCTGCGATGCCCGATGCCTGAAATTTtgcacttacctacctatttaaaatttcttctttcGGTTTCTTTCGACTTTCTTGTACCTTTCCAAGTAATTTTAGAGCCCCCAGAGGCTTTCTAGAATGACACTTAAGAATTAGAACTAAGAAGTCAAGCACCTTAATTAACTTCCATCTTCCACCAATCATTCATTTAGAATACTTTTATGTTTCAGAACGTCGTATGCCCGATACTAGGTCCAAcgaaaatgtcgaaaatatttttcctgcTGGCGTTATGGATCAAAGTGATAACATCAGATTCCAGTACGAATTCAATCCAAGGAGGCATACTATATCCACGCGAATCTGAATCCAGGGAAGTGAAATCACTGGATGGTATTTGGAACTTCAGACTTTCAGACACTGATCCTTTATTAGGATTCAAAGAAAAATGGTACTCGAAGGATTTAAGCAAAGTAAATACACGTTTTTCTATCGCTCATCTGGGCAATACCTACTAATTTTACAGTGTGTGGTTAAAttgtataaatattttaatcgCGTTTTTGCCATTTAGACAGGACCAGTTATACCGATGCCAGTGCCAAGTAGTTACAATGATATAACAGTCGATAAAAAAATCCGAGACCATGTTGGTTTTGTATGGTACGACAAAACGTTTTTCGTACCTGACTCTTGGCGTCAGCTTGGATATCACGTTTGGTTGAGATTCAGTAGTGTACATTATGCTGCACAAGTGGTACGTTGAACGCTTCAAGAATATGTAATCTaccattacctacctacctgtttgTAAATTTACTATCACTTagcataattattgaaaaaaaaaaaaaatgcacaaaatgcTTGattatgagtacctacctacttacaatatAAAGTAATAGGTTGACGCAATCTAATATAATTATTGTAATGGTCTTTTTATGTTCCACAGTGGATTAATGGGCATTTAGTTATGAGCCATGAAATTGGTCATTTGCCATTCCATCGGGAAATAGCTTCGTATTTACAATTTGGGAAACAAAACAGAGTCACCGTAGCTGTTGATAATACTCTTTTACAAACCACATTACCCCAAGGAACTTTGCAGGAATTGAACACGTAAGGAGATTCAGTAATTCTTTATCATCTCGACGTCAAATcgttattataatttatttttcatactgATAATTCATCGAGAACCTATTTTCACATCATTGATTCTAATTTTTAGACATCGTTGTTCGgatttgagttttgattttctcatttcgtcgtgtttatttttcaccaagtatttgaaattttttcaaaaaaagtaagagTTTGTGCGAATACCCATATTTATCGGCTTTCCCGACCAATATTCGTATTGctttcaaaaaacatgaaaccCGAAGAGCAAAACTCATTAAAAGTTCATTTTACGATTGAAACTTATTATATTGCATGAAATTTTATACCTGTGCGTATTCGTAGCATGTGCTATATTATGCTTTATGTTTCGTTATGTAAATTCTGAAATCGAGATGAcgtaaattttctcatttcccGAGGGTATTTTTCTTGGCAggataaaaaaatatagatgATTATTCCTTTTTGTGGATTCGTATAATAGCAGATAATTCCCGTACGATTGtaaataactacctacctatatcggTACCTACactagaaaaatgaatatttatttccggttttgaaaaaaaaaatcatttatcacggatgaaaaattataattgtatCTTTCAGTTTCCTTTCACTCTGTTGTAAACGACTGCTGCGTATGAAAAATAGCATAATCTTGTATTGACAGGCGTATTGCTTAcggttgaagaaaaatgtttatgaCTTGGAAAAAGTAGCTCGaccattttggaaaagtgtaattttcctggcctatgaatttttattacctTATGTTGgaagaaataaattttccatttggaaaACTCTCTTTTCGATTCATAAACGACTTTTGCAGCTGTTACGCGTGAggtgaaaaattactttcacATGGAAAATCAATGAAAGGGTTTTTCGAGCTAAAAATATAAACAGTATACGGTCCTTCTTGTTTTCATGGAAATCATTCAGattgcgaaaaattttttcatttagtttTAACGTGGCTTATTCGAATGAGAATACGATTAATACgaatttacgttatttttcagagatttcGGAGTGGAAACAGTTCAGAGCTATACGTTTGATTTCTTCAATTACGCCGGTATCCATCGTTCTGTGCATTTATACACTACTCCGGCAGTATACATAGACGATATACACATTTTAACTGATATTAAATCCGATGGAACTACAGGTAAACATTTTCTCAATCGCTCGATAGCTCATCTCGCAAggcattacctacatttttcctattttttcttttttttttcaggtttaatTCATTACAATATTACTATTGGTGGAGCAATACCTCATGGAACTGAATCGATTATGTGTGTTGTCGATTTACTCGATCATGAAAGCAATTTTATCGTAAGGAAGAATAGAAATTCAACTCTGAGTGGCCTTTCTGGAACGATCGAAGTACCCAAAGCTAAATTATGGTGGCCATATTTAATGGATCCGAATCCAGGCTACATGTATACGTTACAAGTActaaatgagattttttcattgcatgatcaagtttaaatttaaaaatagatgatttctaaattcgttttttttttaattttttttttaggtgcaAATATCTGAGCAAGAATGGGGCTCGAATGACGTTTACAGGCAACCAGTTGGCATCAGAAGCTTGACTTGGAATAATACCAGTGTTTTAATCAATGGCAAACCGATTTATTTGAGAGGTTTTGGAAGACATGAGGATTCAAATGTACGAATGAATTGTTAAATTGCAATACCTACCCAAaagattgaaattattttaattttatattccttttattttattctataaaatttcctttttttttaaaaaaaatatggtactacctatttatttgtttgaaatgtgatTAATAATTTTGTTGGTTTGCAGATTAGAGGCAAAGGATTAGATCTGGCTTTGGTGACGAGAGATTATAATTTACTCAAGTGGATTGGAGCAAACGCTTATAGAACATCACATTATCCTTATGCTGAAGAAATCATGGATTTTGCTGATCAACAGGGTATAATGATTATCGACGAATGTCCAGGAGTTGATGTTGAGTGAGttctattacctacctaacgttAAGTGTAATTTTTCGCGAACCCGAAATTCCCGATAGGAAGAGAGAAGAGAATAAATACTTACATGAGAAATGAAGCGTGCCtgtttaaatatttaaatagaATACCGGCCTATCTACGCCACAGGAATTGAAATTGACACGAAATGAGCATTACTTTATTAAAAAACTCTATTCATTAATTACTTAATGATGATAATTTCTCCTGCAACCTGcctatttttgcagaaattattcCACGTTGCTGCGTAAAAAGCACATGGACAGTATGGCCGAACTAATTCGTCGGGACAAGAATCGACCAAGTGTAATTATGTGGTCAATCGCTAACGAACCAAGATCTCAGTTAAAAGAAGCCGACGACTATTTCAAGTAAATTTCGGCGAAAATATCTCGCTTGATTAGCACTACGCACTTTTACAACGGTCTGATACGACGACCTGAAAATCCTTCCACTAACCCCCCATTGTATGTATATGTGCGTTATAGATCCTTAACGGAATTTGTAAGGAGTATTGAGACTTCGCGTCCTTTAACCGCTGCTTTAAATAGGGGGTACAGTGAAGATCTTGCGGTGAGTTAATTTCGTCTTTATGTCAATGTTCAGTGATAATGTACAAATTTTGTACGAATCGTTCGATATGTAGGAGAGTATGAGTGTATGCCACCGGTCAACTGCTCACGCCCTATATGTAGTTTGACGACGCACATTGTTTTGCTGCTTAAAGAGAGTCAAACCTACCTAATTTAAGAACGTTAATTTTAGATCGGTGGCGAGCTATGTGAAGCAGCTAGATCCATCGAGACCAGTTTCTGCCGCAATAGCAGTCTCGTTTTATTCTGATAAATTGGTGAGTGATGATTCTAGATGTTGAAAATCTCATCATGGTGGTCAAgttgaccgaaaaaaaaagagccGAAATTATCTTAGTAATTTTTTACGCTAGTATTTTTGTATACTACTAGCGTAAATAACACAAACGTCGAGCATTTAATTTGTATATTCGCTGAACGCTGATCATTTTATGTATCTTTTTGGGGTCAATTGTTGAGCAGTAAGTGACAGAAGTGTTTTCCTTTTATAGGGCCAGTACTTGGATGTGATTGGATTCAATAGATATAACGCTTGGTATTCTAATCCGGGTCGTTTAGAAGTAATACAGGTTTCGTTGGAAGATGAAGCTACAAAgtggcataaaaaatataataagcCAGTTTTTATGTCTGAATATGGCGCAGATACGATGCCAGGCTTGCATTTGGTAAGTGCAGTGATGTCTTCGATGTTCTATGTATTATGCAAAATTAATTACAGACATATTTTGTTATTCTAGAGTCCATCTTACGTTTGGTCTGAAGAATaccaaattgaattattttctgaGCATTTCAAAGCATTTGATAATTTAAGGAAGAAGAATTTCTTTATTGGTGAAATGATCTGGAATTTCGCCGACTTCAATACAGCTCaaagtaataaaataatattgttttcaagtacccattttttttgaataggtatcttAATCAATAACAATAATTATTGTTTCAGCAACTACACGAGTCGGTGGTAACAAAAAAGGAGTATTTACACGTGAAAGACAACCTAAATCAGCAGCCTTCCATGTACGCAGACGATACTGGTATTTAGCCAAAGAACTAGATCGCGTATCTTTGCCATCTGATATTCGTCCTTACGAAGCATCCATGCCAAATACCCTTAGAACGGAACTTTAggtgtgaaaattaaaaaaaaacgaccatattttttgataaagttccttttcaatatttattaagattttttacaaatcgtGTACAACAACATATTACCTATACATTGTGTCTTCGTTTAAATGATATATTTTATTTCGATGCAAAGCATATATCCaaggttattttttaattaaacaaGACTGATGTTAATTTAACGAAGAAATCGTTATACATAccgtatttttttctattttgtaaGTTTGGAACAGAGAAGAGTTGAATTTTGttgtatgaatttttgtttatgtTGTTACAATGCCGATATGTAGAGGTGCAATAATACGCTAGTCGCGTTAATTTATGTACgtttcaaattgtgtttttttaaatgtattgtTAAAGATTTTTCTTAATTTGTTGTATGTTTTCGTGTTAGCGTCTAAGGATGCGAAAACGCCAGATAATTTTGCACCTGTGTGGATTTTAGAAACggataataatttttgtttagtttttacGTGTTATTGTGATGATATATGAAGTAAAATAAATTACACGTTGAAcgtgtttgatgaaatttattaaaaacttgGAACGTCTCAAAACACTGCTTCGTCTTATTTTCGCCAAGTGATTCAACTGGTGGGGTTTGTATTACAAATCGAAATGGAGCACTGATACTTCTCGTCGGGATACATCCAGTTCCGGATTTCATCGATATTTCAACTGGAGAAACGTCGAATGGACGTTTGAGTGAATTATGCATTAGTCATCAATTCCTTCATAGTTTCTGTCACACAATTTACGTTAATTCCTCCTCAGGCtcgacaattttcaaacattcttcAACGAATTCAACGAAAATAGGTTCTGCCATGGCTTCTTTCAGATCAACAGCAGGATTATCAGATTTGTCAATTAGGTCTATGATTCTTCGCACGTGAGGATTACGTAAAGTTGCTAGAACTCCTTCGCTGTgttctgaaatgaaaa contains:
- the LOC135842360 gene encoding beta-glucuronidase isoform X4 — its product is MSKIFFLLALWIKVITSDSSTNSIQGGILYPRESESREVKSLDGIWNFRLSDTDPLLGFKEKWYSKDLSKTGPVIPMPVPSSYNDITVDKKIRDHVGFVWYDKTFFVPDSWRQLGYHVWLRFSSVHYAAQVWINGHLVMSHEIGHLPFHREIASYLQFGKQNRVTVAVDNTLLQTTLPQGTLQELNTDFGVETVQSYTFDFFNYAGIHRSVHLYTTPAVYIDDIHILTDIKSDGTTGLIHYNITIGGAIPHGTESIMCVVDLLDHESNFIVRKNRNSTLSGLSGTIEVPKAKLWWPYLMDPNPGYMYTLQVQISEQEWGSNDVYRQPVGIRSLTWNNTSVLINGKPIYLRGFGRHEDSNIRGKGLDLALVTRDYNLLKWIGANAYRTSHYPYAEEIMDFADQQGIMIIDECPGVDVENYSTLLRKKHMDSMAELIRRDKNRPSVIMWSIANEPRSQLKEADDYFKSLTEFVRSIETSRPLTAALNRGYSEDLAGQYLDVIGFNRYNAWYSNPGRLEVIQVSLEDEATKWHKKYNKPVFMSEYGADTMPGLHLSPSYVWSEEYQIELFSEHFKAFDNLRKKNFFIGEMIWNFADFNTAQTTTRVGGNKKGVFTRERQPKSAAFHVRRRYWYLAKELDRVSLPSDIRPYEASMPNTLRTEL